AtatactgataaaaaaaaaagaaaataaaatcaatttaCTTATACTCTTAACCAATCCATTATGACAACAATTAATCTAACAATAGATGATTAGGTGAACATCATCGTCACACATTTAATTTTCACTTACAATTCCagttgttttctttctctgtgAAGGGCTACTGTCTTTGAAATATACATGTAGTTGTATTTGCATGAAAATAAACATCAAGGTTCATATATATCAAGCAACCAAATAAAGGAAAATTTCTATTCGCATTATACAATGCCTTCAAGTTTCTTTCAAAGCTTTGAATGCGTAGGACCAAACTAATGAATAGCGAATCTTACCTATGGTTATTACATCGCCATTGCAGAATTCAAAAGATGCCTTCACGCTCTATAAAAAGGGAATGGTGTAAGCATTGTTAGAAGAACCAGTAAGGCAAAGATAAGAGAGAAAGCAGAGtgagattaaaaagaaaaagttgaGAGTTAAGGTTTACAATGAAGACAAACAGAAAGGTGTCATGTTTTTCTCTCATGATCATAACTATCTTTGTTGTAGGTTTGTTTAATGGTGGTGAAGTTGAAGGAGGAAGAGGAATACCAACGGCTAGCAACACCAAAGGTGCTAGTACTACCACTGTCAAAGATGCTTACCAACCTCAGGACAATATCCATGAACAAATCAACCATGATAGTGGTGAGGCTGGTAAGGAATTAAGTAAGCCATTCAGTTCATCCATTAATGAATCTAGCATGAGTCAGGCTGGAGGTTATTTTTCTGGTGTCAATGGTGGTTTGTATTATGATTTTGGTGGAAATGCTGGCGTTGGTGGAGGATACGGTGGTGCAGATGGAAGTACTGCTGGCATTGGTGGTGCAGGTGGAAGTACTGGTATTGGTGGAGCTTTTGGTGGTGCAGGTGGAAGTACTAGCGTTGGTGGAGGCTATGGTGGTGCAGGTGGAAGTAGTACTGGTCTTGGTGGAGGCTATGTTGGTGCAGGTGGAAGTACTGGCCTTGGTGGAGCCTATGGTGGTGCAGGTGGAAGTGCTGGCATTGGTGGAGGCTATGGTGTTGAAAGTGGAGATGGTGGTAGTGTCGGTTTCTTCGGCGGTATCAGTGGTGACAGAGGTTACATCGGCGGTGGTGAAGGAGTCCAACTTGGCGGCGGTTATAACATTGGCGGTGGTGAAGGAGTCCAAGCTGGCAGCGGCTACAACATCGGCAGTGGTGGCAGTGGCTATGGGGGTGGACAAAGTGGAGCTGTCATTGGTGGCTCTCTTGCAGGATCTGAAAAAGTCCCAGTTTCACCATAACTGACTAGAACTCATGCTACTGGTGAGGATGGAGAAGCTACAAGGATTGACCTGGGACAATATCCATGAACAAGTTATCGTACTTATAACAATTAGAATAAGATGGTGTGTTTTCGTTTATGCAGTTAGGGTTCAAATGTCTGTATATTTTGGCTTTGGTTGTGTTTCATTATGTTTTCACCAGTAGTACCACCGTAGTACCACCGTAGTATTCTGTTTGTCTTAAGTTGATGCATGTAGTAGTGTATGAAGCCTCTATAATATGAATTTTATCATTAAAGTTGAACTCGACATTGTAGTGGGGGATACGGCTAATTCTGAATGCAGTAAAAAGCAAAACAGTAGTGCCCAGTGCAACAAGTCATCAAACAACATCAGTGCTTCTATCAGATGGGCATTTTCATATTTCACTACACTTTCCATCTAATCAGGTAGGTTAGTCTGAATGATAAATGCAGAACACAACACATAATGAAACTTATCAAAGTAATTAAAATGGGAGACTTTCGAAACGAAGATATGATCAATATTCTGGAGCATAAATGAAACTGAATGTATACAGAAATGTGAAACCTTTAAGAAGTATGCCTCAAGTGTTGTCATGTGTATGTGGGGCTTGGTTGTACTTGTTGTCTTCATTCTTCAACACTTTCTTCACTGTAATCTTCTTTTTGAAAAGTTCTTGTGAGAAATTAGAAATTGGATGATTTTTTATGatcttttctttctttcagtTTGGGATTTGGGGTTTGGGCTTTTCTTTATTCAGAAGAGAAACTATGCATTTTGTAGAGCCCACAGTGAAGTTATGTTGAAGTAAatacaagaagaaaaacaaaaactcaaaatgGAAGCTACTTTTCAGGCTTTAATAGAACTGCTAATTCACATGGCTCCAAGCTGTCCAAGTAAACAAATGAAATTAAATTGAACGAAGTTTAGTTTGTAAACCATCAAGAAGCGGTTTGTCAGTATGGTTGGCATCAATTGCCACAACTGAAATTCTGTGGTTTACTGGGCATCCAGCTTCATCTACTACTTAGCTGTTGTATGAGGTTACCAGTACTACAACTTCCTTCTCGTGGGCATCTCATGAGTCATGCCGCACATGCTCCCCCGCGCTGATCACAACTTCTGAACAGAAATAAAGGCCATCGAGGAGGCCTGGAAATAAGTCAGAAAATGAAAGAGTACGAGAGCCGTCACTGACACAGTAGAGCGTGCTTCGGGACTTGTGCATACGAATGCGGGTCCCCCACAATCCTTTTGTTCTTTTATGACGAACGGTTAAGTGTGTCCTTTTTCTAGTTAGGTCACAAGGATGTATCACTTGACTTGATTGGTTCATTTGGTCCTTCATTTCTACCCATCTTTTATTTTTGACACATATTTCTACCCATCTTATTacgaacaataaacaaatatgtaaagTACATGTTTGTCATCTCCTTATTGGATACTATCTTTTGACTACAAATATAATTgcgtaattttattttgtttttccttttttctttttagcaCTTAGTCAAAACTCCAAACTCAAAAAATTTGCATCAATTAATTGTTTTCTTTAAGTATCCTTTCTTTAATAATTTATTAGATTTTATATTTtgaatttaacaaaaaaaaggcaAATCAAAATTATTTACACGAAAACAGGAGTAGGAAGCGCCAATAACTCGAAAAGAAAGATTGAGATACAAAGAAAGATTGAGATACTGCCGATGCATAATATTTTGTATGAAGATTGATAAAAGAGATAAAggtaactgttttttttttcttttgcttttcattTTTTCCATCAATAAGCACTTCATTTAAAATCAAGATTGTTTACATGAAAATGGGAATAGGAAAAGCCAATAATAATCCAAAGAAAGGAAAGATTGAGAATTGAAATATTGCAAATGCATAATATCCTCGTACAAAAAATTGATATAACAAATACAAcatccgtccctaattagatgacctagttaaaatttactaataaatttagaaatgatttatctctcaaactatataaCGAATTTTCGTAATCtttgtatcatcggaaagcattttaaaacacctatctaatgaatataaatatggctatcaaattttacatattttttataataatactaatctatcactccacttatttatggtataggtcatctaattagggacggagggagtaataagtATTTCTTTATTTTCCATTAATAAGCATTTGGTCTAAACCCTGCTAATGTTTACGCAAAACATGTGTAGGAGGAGCCAATAACTAGTACGTACGAAG
This genomic stretch from Papaver somniferum cultivar HN1 chromosome 5, ASM357369v1, whole genome shotgun sequence harbors:
- the LOC113279139 gene encoding glycine-rich protein 23-like; this translates as MKTNRKVSCFSLMIITIFVVGLFNGGEVEGGRGIPTASNTKGASTTTVKDAYQPQDNIHEQINHDSGEAGKELSKPFSSSINESSMSQAGGYFSGVNGGLYYDFGGNAGVGGGYGGADGSTAGIGGAGGSTGIGGAFGGAGGSTSVGGGYGGAGGSSTGLGGGYVGAGGSTGLGGAYGGAGGSAGIGGGYGVESGDGGSVGFFGGISGDRGYIGGGEGVQLGGGYNIGGGEGVQAGSGYNIGSGGSGYGGGQSGAVIGGSLAGSEKVPVSP